The Flavobacteriales bacterium sequence AGATAAAAGCGCGCGGTTAGGTCGTGCGAATTAAACCTCTACCACCTTCCACTTCCCTTTTCTGAACACCACAAAACTGATGATCACCAGCACAAACTCCGCAGCTGCCACGCAGGACAACACACCTAACGGACCAACATCCATCAGGTATACCAGGCAATAGGCCGCTGGGATCTGGAGAACCCAAAAGGTGATGAAGTTCATCCATGTGGGCGTAGCTGTATCACCAGCGCCATTGAATGCCTGTGCCAATACCATGCCCCAGGCAAAGAAGATATATCCGAGACTTAAAACACGAAGGGTCAGAACGCCGGATTCCAGTACCACCCCTTCTGCCTTGAATACCGCCAACACCTCATACGGAAAGAAATAATACACCAGCGCCACCGTGCCCATGAAGGCCATGTTCATCCATCCGGTGCGCCACACACACTGCTCTGCACGATCGGGATTTCCGGCACCAAGATTTTGCCCCACAAGCGTTGCCGCAGCATTGGACAGTCCCCAGGCAGGCAAAATTGTAAACACCAGTACACGTATACCCAGGGTATATCCGGCAAGCGTATCCTCCCCGAAATGCGCCATTAGCCTCATCAGAAAAACCCAGCTGGCGGAAGCGATGATGAATTGCCCTGTTCCTCCAGCGGCTACTTTGATAAGTCGCCCAATCAACGTCGTATTGATATTCCAGGAGATATGGTGAAACTTGATGGCACCTTTTCCTTTATACAGATGATAGAATTGGTATAGCACACCTACGCCCCGGCCGATATTGGTGGCGATGGCCGCACCTTCAATGCCCATCTCAGGAAAAGGCCCCACGCCGAAAATAAGCATGGGATCAAGAATGATGTTCAATCCGTTGGATATCCACAAGGCCCGCATGGCCAGAAAAGCATCCCCGGCACCGCGAAAAATCGCATTGTTGATGAAGATGAACATGATCACAAAATTCCCGCCTAACATCCATCGTGTATACCCGGAATTCTTTTCAACCATAGCATCACCGGCGCCCATCAATCGCAGGAGTTCTCCCGCAAATACCAGACCGATCACACATATGAGAAGTGATATGCTAAAGGCAAGCCATAGAGACTGCACACTTACCTCTGCCGCTCCGTCCGGATTCTTCTCACCGATACGTCGCGCCACCATTGCCGTGACTGCCATACTCGCCCCGAAAGCGAGGGAATAAACCAGTGTAAGCATCGATTCGGTGAGTCCCACAGTGGCAATGGCATCCACGCCGATGCGTCCGACAAAATAAATATCCACCACCGCGAACAATGACTCCATGGCCATTTCCAGGATCATGGGAATGGCCAGCAGAATAATGGAAGTATTGATCGACCCTTTGGTAAAGTCAATGGACTCGCCGCGAAGCGACAGGGATATGACCCTGAATAACCGGGTCAGGAATGATTTCATGAGTTCAGATGAGTTTAGCGAAGGTGAACTGCCGTCTAGTGTTTTGTCTCTTTCTTCAAACCGCCTTCATTGTCATAGGATTGCTCCAGTATCAACTTTCCGGACTCGTCATACTCCTTCCAGGTCTCTATCTTCACATAGTCCAGTGTGTTCATACTGTATCGCACCTTTCCCTCCATTTTCACTTTGCCATTCTCGAAATACTCACGCTTGTCAAATATTTTATGCTTTTTATCCACCAGTACCATTTCGGTCTGCGGAAGACCACTTTCATAAAAGTACTTGTTGATGATCTGATATTCGAAACTCTTGTGGTTCACTTCCTGGTATTCCAGCTTACCGTTGGGGTAATAATCTTCCCATTCCAGCGCATCACCATCTTTGTAAGTCACCTTTGAACGTACCTGTCCGTTTGGGTAGTAGCTGACGAGTGTGCTACGGAAATCATCCTTGCTCCTGTACTCCCTTTCCAGTTGGCCACTCTCATAATAATTGAAGTAGAGGTTCACCAGCTGGCCGTTTTCATAATAGCCTTTGTGCTTGAGACTGCCATTGAGATGACGGTCTTCAACCCAGCCGTTGCAGAGTTTACCATCGCAATAACGAACTGAATCTCCACCCAGTCTCAGATTGAGGTTCTCATAAGTTCGGATACCATCAGGGAAATGTGTGCTGGTATTGACCAGATCTTCCATGTTGATTGCATCATCCTTGCTGCCTTCAGCCAGCGCCTGGTCATTCTGTGCAAAGGCTGTCGTAGATGCAACGATGCACATAACTGATGCCAATCCAAAATATTTATAAACCCAATGCAAACGGTAAAATTCCATGACGACCAAATGTATATAAAGTTTGGCAAATACATAAGAACATCCGATTAAATCCATCGCTAGCGTAACAGGGTTTTCAAATATTAATTAATCGTGACGCGGTCAACAATCCGATGGCGGGCTTTCTAATTTTTTGATTTTATGTAAATTCGCCTTCATAACATGACCCACCTGCGTATGGGTAAATCCCTCAACTCGGTGGTTTCGGGTTAAAACTTGAACCGTTAAATAATGAATCAATGAAATATCCCATCACTGCTTATTTTTTGAATATCACCCTTGCGGCGAGTGCACTTCTGGCATCCTGCGGAGGAGAAAAGGCGCCGGTAGAGGTTATGCCGGACGAAGAGAAGACGGTGACAGAAGAGACGTCTGTTCTCAAGGTGGATGACCGCCTGATTGTATTGCCATCGCCTGTACAGATGAGTGGCCTGATCCAGAAGTCAGGCGCAGCCTTTAAAAAAGATCTGCTCAGCTCAACTGCCAATTCCACGAAGTACACTACCGTGTTTCAACAAGCGATGAATATGGGCGTATACGGTGCGGATGCCGGTTATGCAAGTGCCTTCGGACAATCGCAGGTAGCCATGGATTACATGGGTGCTGTAGGGAAACTGTCTGATCAGTTGGATTTGAATGCAGCCTTTGGCAATGACATCATTCAGGGATTAAAAGCCGGCGGCAGTAAAGAAGCGATGATGGGTCTTGTGGCCACCGCCTATAAATCATGTGATGAACTGCTTGATAAAAATGAGCGTACGGATGTTGCAGCCATGATCGCCGCAGGTGCATGGATAGAAAGCATGTACTGCGCAGTGGAAGCATATAAAGCAAGTAAATCACAGGCGCTGAGCAATTGCATCGGTGATCAGAAATCTACCCTTAACAACTTGATATCCCTAATATCCGGTAGCTTTAAACGCGATGAGCAACCAGACTTTGCCAACGTGGTGGACACACTTTCCTATATTGCCCAGGAGTACAACAATGTCTACGCGACCTATAACTATGTCGCAACCACGGATGATGCCGGCAACAAGAAGAGCACCATCAACAGCACCAACGAGGTTACCATCAAGGAGGAGACCATCGAACGCATCAGCGCATACCTTACAGGACTTCGCCAAAAGATCACCAATTAATCATGACCGCACCTAGAAGCACAAAGCCATCTGATATGATAAAAAAACTGACCATCGCTTTTGCCATTACCGTGATTACCGCTGCCTCCGCCACCGCACAGTGCAGCGATAGAAAGTCATACCGGGATATCGAAATTCCATGCTACAAAGAATTCTCAAGTGCTGAATTCATTACCGACGGGCAGCAATACCGTGAGTACCTGAAAGGTGGTCAAATGGCCGAGTACAAGATCACCTTCTTTGCCAATACAACCTACCGGTTCATTACGTGTACCGGAAATTCCGAGATTCAGGTGGCCTGGTTCCTTGAGGATGAAAAGGGCAATGTGTTGTTTGACAATACCAAGCACGACAATGCCAGGGTCTGGGATCTGGAGTTCAAATCAACCATGGATTGTCATCTGAAATTCTATATCGCAGGACAAACGCCCGTAGCCCGCACCAGCATCATCAATCCACTGGATACCATGTCTGACAGCCTGAGGGAGATAGTGGAAGCCAAGATGAAGGAAGAAAAGAAAGACGAAGCTCCGGAAGTCAGTGGGTGTGCATCCGTAATGATCAGCTTCAAGCAGTAAGTAAAACCAGTTTGCTATGATTCAATGATGACTTATGATCGATCATTGAATCATAGCAAGGTCAACCCGATTATTCGGTAGGCGCTGCGAAACCTTCGATCTTCAGTTCCACCACACGCTTGTTCTCACTACCGTGGCGGTACATGAACAGTTCCATCCGGATTTTCTTACCCGCTGAATTTCCTACTTTTTCAGTGAAGATGGTTTTCTTAAAATCCGTTCCTTCCAGATATGAATCGTTGCTGGCATCTTTCTCCTCAATGGTCCATGCAGATTCCGGTAAACATGCTTTCATCTTCCCATTCACTTCTTCGTATGCAGACTTCAGCTTTTCGGTGATCTTTGCCCATTCATCCGTTGCGAAGAACACCTCATAGGTCGGATAGCTTGCACTCATGCTGATGTAGCCTTTGAACTCCTCCGAGAGCTCCACCTTACAGAGATCAAAAGGGCGATCTTTCCCTGAAATCTTCTTTGACGACTTCTCTCCTCTTACATCTGTAAAACCGGCTTTGCCCGACTCGATGATCTTGGTGAGATTTGCACACAGATCTATTTCCTTGTGGCTGTTAACGGAAGTTCTGGATGAATAGGTAAAAGCAGATGCCACTATGATGACCGCAACTGCCAGCAGAGTATTTATGCGTTTTTGTTTCATTGTATGCTTGTTTTTGAGGGTTCCAAAATACATATTGATGCCTACTTTTTCAAATAGGTCTTTACAATGAATATGCTAATTACCGGGACCGGGAAATATTTATTCCGGGCTCTCCGTCCCCACCATCCATGTACTGCAACAAGGCACTTAACCCCATCACAATAGCAGGTCCCAGAAGATTGTACCATAGATACGCTATATGTATTTTACCATCCCGGTCCAGCATAAAGAGTACGATAATGGTAGCCTGAGAAATGAGTGCCGCGATGAACACGGCTCGCCCCTTGACACGCTTCATCATAAACGCTACCAGAAATATCCCCAGGATGGTGCCGTAAAACAAAGAGCCTAAAATATTCACGGCTTCA is a genomic window containing:
- a CDS encoding MATE family efflux transporter; the encoded protein is MKSFLTRLFRVISLSLRGESIDFTKGSINTSIILLAIPMILEMAMESLFAVVDIYFVGRIGVDAIATVGLTESMLTLVYSLAFGASMAVTAMVARRIGEKNPDGAAEVSVQSLWLAFSISLLICVIGLVFAGELLRLMGAGDAMVEKNSGYTRWMLGGNFVIMFIFINNAIFRGAGDAFLAMRALWISNGLNIILDPMLIFGVGPFPEMGIEGAAIATNIGRGVGVLYQFYHLYKGKGAIKFHHISWNINTTLIGRLIKVAAGGTGQFIIASASWVFLMRLMAHFGEDTLAGYTLGIRVLVFTILPAWGLSNAAATLVGQNLGAGNPDRAEQCVWRTGWMNMAFMGTVALVYYFFPYEVLAVFKAEGVVLESGVLTLRVLSLGYIFFAWGMVLAQAFNGAGDTATPTWMNFITFWVLQIPAAYCLVYLMDVGPLGVLSCVAAAEFVLVIISFVVFRKGKWKVVEV